The nucleotide sequence GGATGGTGCGGATGGTGAGGCCGGTGTTGATGCTGCCGTCGAAATTCACCGCGCCGATTGCGCCGGCGTACCAGCGCCGCGGCGAACGCTCGTGATCCTCGACGAACTGCATCGCCCAGAGTTTTGGCGCGCCGGTCACCGTCACCGCCCAGGCATGGGTGAGGAACGCATCGAGCGCATCGAAGCCGGGACGCAGCATACCCTCGACGTGATCGACAGTATGGAAGAGCTTTGAATAGGTCTCGATCTGGCGGCGCGCCAAAACCTTGATCGTGCCGGGGACACAGACGCGCGCCTTGTCGTTGCGGTCGACGTCGGTGCACATGTTGAGCTCGAACTCGTCCTTCTCCGAGTTCAGGAGCTGGCGGATCTGCTCGGCGTCGCCGATCGCATCGGTGCCGCGCGCGATGGTGCCCGAGATCGGGCAAGTCTCGACGCGGCGCCCGTCGGAGCGCACGAACATTTCCGGCGAGGCCGACACCAGGAATTCGCCGTCGCCGAGATTCATCAGCGCGCCGTAGGGCGACGGGTTGATGACGCAGAGGCGTTGAAAAACTTCGGCCGGCGAGCGGTCGCACGGTTCTGCGAAAAGCTGCCCCGGCACCGCCTCGAACAAATCGCCGCGCGCAAATGCCGCGCGCGCGGTCTCGACCGTTGCCTGATATTCGCCGGGCGCGTGATCGGCAAAGCCCTGACGTTGTGTCTTCAGGTAAGGGCTGTCGGCGGTCTCGCGCGGCAGGCCTTCCGTGCCCCTGCCCTTCCAGGCGAAATCGTAGGTCAGGACCACGCCGCGGCCGGTGGCGCGGTCATAGGCAAGCAGCCGATCCGGAACATAGAGCACGATGTCGCGCTGGTCCTGTTCGCGCGGGCGCTTCTGCACGAGGTCCTCGATCTGGAACACGAGGTCGTAGGCGAAGGCGCCGAACAGGCCGAGCAGCGCGTCGTCATTGGCAGAGAAGGCGGCGATGAGATCGCGCACCAGCGACATCACGCTGGCGCGTCGCGTGCGCTGGTCTTCCTCGACCGGGGCATCGCCGCGGATGATGTGGCCGGCGAGGCGCGAAGCGGTCCTCTCGGAGATCACCACGCAGGGCTCGCGCAAGACGTCGCCGAGGAAGGCGATCAGCACTTGCCCGCGCCCGTTCAGCGCTTCGAGGGTGAAGTTGAAGCCGACCGTCTCGAGCTTGAGCGGCGGGTCCGAGAAGCCGAGGTCAAAACTCTCGTAGCGGCCGGGCACGGTCGTGCCCGAGGACAGCACTACGCCGCGGCGGCGATCAAGCAGGCTGATGAGATCGTCGAGCCTGTTGGCGCCGCCGGTGAACTGCTCCACCACGCGCGTGATCGCAAGGCCGGCACGGGTCGCATATTCGCTTCTGGCCGGAAGGGCAAAGACTGTCCTGTTCATGTGATCCTCTTGGGCTCCTCTTACGAGACTTGCCGAGGGAACGCCACACAGGACGAACGATCAGGCCGCCGCACTGCGTTGGCGACCTTCGACGATTTTGAGAAAAGAAATCGCACCGGCCACCTCTTTAGGAGGTGCGCCACCAACGACGGGCTGGGCGGACGGCGGTGCTCATGGGGGAACTAACACCATGGCGCGGGAGCGGCGTCAAGGGCGGGTCTCCGGGCTACACTTCGTCGTCCCGGACAAGCGAAGCGCAGATCCGGGACCCATAACCACAGGAAGTGGTTTGGCGAAGACGTCCCCTACCCCAGATGCTTCCTGAAAAACTCCGCCGCCCGGCCCCAGGCGAGCTCGGCAGCTTCTCGGTCGTGCACGGCCTGGCGCTGCTCGTTGACGAAGGCGTGCTCGGCGTCATAGCGGAACAGCTCCAGCGACTTGCCGGCGGCCTTCATGCCCTTTTCGAAGGCATCCACCACCTGCGGCGTGCACCAGTCGTCCTTGTTGGCGAAGTGGGCCTGGAGCGGAATCTTGACATCGGCGGGCTTGGCCGCCTGCTCCGGCGGGATGCCGTAGAATACGACGCCGGCTGCAAGCTCCGGGATTTTCGTGGCTCCGATGATGGTCACCGCGCCGCCGAGGCAGAAGCCGGTCAAGCCGACCTTGGCACCGTTGCGCGACAGATATTGCGTGGCGCCGCGCACCGTCTGCGTGGTGGCATCCATGAAGTCGAGCGAGTTCATCTCGTTGTTGGCGCTCTCCGTGTCGTGATACGGCACGACCTTGCCCTTGTAGAGATCGGGCGCCAGCGCGTCGAAGCCGGCCAACGCGAAGCGGTCGCACAGACCCTTGATCTGGTCCGACAGCCCCCACCACTCCTGGATCACGACCACGCCCGGCGCATTGCCGCGCGCGGCGTTGGCGAGATAGCCCGATGCATCCTTGCCGTCCGGTCGCTTGAAGGTGATGACGGTTCCCATGTTGTCCTCCGACGGTGTTCTGGGGGCGGTCGGCGGTATTTTGGCCGGTGGGCACGCGATAGGCAATCGCGCCAAACAACACACTCTCGTGCCCCGGATGCAATGCAGTGCGCCGCGCTTCGCGGCGTGATGCATTGCTGATCCGGGGCCTAGCCACGCACGAAAGGCTGGGTCCCGGCTCAGGGGCGCACCGTTGCACGCTGCGCCGCCTCCGGGACATGAGTGCGCGCAACAAAAAAGCCCCCGTCTCGGGGGCTTTTTCATTCTTATCGCGCCTTCGCCGCTCAATGCGAGTCGGCCCAGACCTTCTTCTTGGTGAAGTACATCAGGCCCGCGAAGATGATCAGGAACACGAACACCTGGAAGCCCAGGCGCTTGCGCGCTTCCATGTGCGGCTCGGCGGTCCACATCAGGAAGGTGGTGACGTCGTGAGCGTACTGCGCGACTGTGGTCGGCGAGCCGTCGTCATAGGTCACCTGGCCGTCGCTGAGCGGCTTCGGCATCTTGATGGCATGGCCCGGGAAGTACTTGTTGTAGTAGGAGCCCTCCGGGATGGTCACACCCTCCGGCACCTTCTCCTCGAAGCCCTGAAGCACAGCCGCGACGTAGTCCGGCCCCTGCTCCTGGTACTGGGTGAAGAAGTCGAAGATGAACCAGGGGAAGCCGCGTTCGTAGGAGCGCGCCTTGGTGATCAACGACAGGTCGGGCGGCGCCGCACCGCCGTTCGCCGCACGAGCCGCCTGCTCGTTCGGGAATGGCGAGGGGAAATAGTCGGCTGGGCGGCCCGGGCGCTCGAACATGTCACCGGCATCGTTCGGGCCATCCTTGATCTTGTATTCCGAGGCAAACGCCACCGCCTGCGCCGGCGAATAGCCGGGGCCGCCGGCTTCCGCGAGATTGCGGAAGGCGACGTAGGACAGGCCGTGGCAGTTGGCGCAGACCTCCTTGTAGACCTTCAACCCGCGCTGAAGCGCGCCGCGGTCGAACTTGCCGAAGGGACCCGCGAACGACCACTTGTTGGCCGGCGGCTTGTCGTTGCCTTCGGCGGCGCGGGCGTCCTGCAACGTGCCGAGGAACAGCGCACCCGCAGCAACGAGCGCAACAGCGACGGAAGCCACCACCTTGCCGCCCCTGGCAAGCACCGCCTCCGAGATCGAGTTCGGCACCGGCCGCGGCGTCTCGATGCGCGAGAGCAGCGGCAGCACGATCAGGAAGTAGGCGAAGTAGCAAACCGTCAGGATGCGGCCGGCGATCACATAGATGCCCTCCGGCGGCTGTGCGCCGAGATAGCCGAGCAGCAGGCAGACCACGACGAAGATCCAGAAGAACTGCTTGGCCAGCGGACGGTACTTCGAGGACCTGGTCCTGGCGCTATCGAGCCAGGGCAGGAAGCACAGGATGAGGATCGCCGAGAACATCGCGATGACGCCGGCGAGCTTGTTCGGGATCGAGCGCAGGATCGCGTAGAACGGCAGGTAGTACCACTCCGGCACGATGTGCGGCGGTGTCACGCCCGGGTTCGCCGGGATGTAGTTGTCGGCATCGCCGAGATAGTTCGGCATGTAGAAGATGAACCAAGCGTAGAGGATCATGAAGCAGGCGACGCCGAACATGTCCTTGATGGTCGCATGCGGCGTGAATGGTACCGTGTCCTTTTCCGACTTCGGCTCGACGCCGTCAGGATTGTTCTGGCCTGCGACATGCAGCGCCCAGACGTGGAGCACGACCACGCCTGCGATCAGGAACGGCAGGAGGTAATGCAGCGAGAAGAAGCGGTTCAGCGTCGGGTTGCCGACCGAGTAGCCGCCCCACAACAGCGTCACGATGCTCTCACCGACATAAGGAATGGCGGAGAACAGGTTGGTGATGACGGTGGCGCCCCAGAAGCTCATCTGGCCCCACGGCAGCACGTAGCCCATGAAGCCGGTCGCCATCATCAAGAGGTAGATGATGACGCCGAGGATCCACAGCACCTCGCGCGGCTGCTTGTACGACCCGTAATAGAGGCCGCGGAACATGTGGACGTAGACGGCGAAGAAGAACATCGACGCGCCGACGGCGTGCATGTTGCGCAGCAGCCAGCCATAGTTGACGTCGCGCACGATCAGCTCGACCGACTTGAAGGCCAGATCGGCATAGGGCGTGTAGTGCATCGCCAGAATCACGCCGGTCAGGATCTGCATCCCGAGCATGAAGGAGAGGATGGCGCCGAAGGTCCACCAGTAGTTCAGGTTGCGCGGGGTGGGATAGGCGACGAAAGACGAGTGCATGAGACCAAAGATCGGCAGGCGCCGCTCGATCCACTGCAGTGCCGGATTGCTCGGCTGGTAGTCGGATGGTCCGCTCATGATGCGATCCTGAGGAAATAAAACGACGTGACGGCGCGAAGCTTCGGACGAAGGCCCGAGGCTCAGCCGATCTGAATTTTGGTGTCGGAGACGAACTGGTAGGGCGGCACCGCCAGGTTGGCGGGCGCAGGCCCCTGGCGGATACGGCCGGACGTGTCGTACTGCGAACCGTGGCACGGGCAGAAGAAGCCGTCGTAATTGCCCTCATGGGCGATCGGGATACAGCCGAGATGGGTGCAGATGCCGATCACGACCAGCCATTGATCATGGCCGGACTTGACGCGCGCCTCGTCGCTCTGCGGATCGGGCAGGCTCGCCACGTTGACGGCGCGCGCTTCCTCGATCTGCTTCTTGGTGCGGTGGCTGATGTAGATCGGCTTGCCGCGCCAGAACACCTTGACGTCCTGGCCCTCGGCGATCGGGCTGAGATCGACCTCGATCGGCGCGCCGGCGGCGATCGTGGAGGCATCCGGATTCATCTGGGAAATGAAGGGCCAAAGCGCTGCTGCGCCCCCCACTGCGGCCGCTGCCCCCGTTGCAACGAATAGGAAATCACGGCGTGTCGGATGATCCGCCGAAGACGCTGTCGTCACGATTCCAACCCTTTCTTCTTATGCGACCGGTGGAACCGCCCCAGGGGGCGCCCAAAGGTCCCCAGAACAGGCTGCCGGCGCCCGCGGCCCCCCGCGGCAGAACTTTGCTTGCCCACGCCGAAACGGGTGAAACAGCAGTCCAGAATCGTTCTATTGGCACCCTTGCCGGGCGAGCGCAAGCCCGCTATCGGCGCGGAAGCGTGCAATGCACGAATTCCCGGGCGAGCGATGTTTTATTGAGACATTTCCGCCCCGCAACCGACGCCGCCACGCCCATGCAGATAGCACTTTTCCAGCCCGACATTCCGCAGAACACCGGTACGATTCTCAGGCTCTGCGCCTGCCTGGGGTTGGCCGCCCACATCATCGAACCCGCCGGTTTTCCTGTCTCAGACCGCTTGTTCCGCCGGGCGGGAATGGACTATCTCAACCATGTCAGCGTGACGCGGCACGACTCCTGGTCGAAATTTTCGGCCTGGCGCACGGAACAAGGCTACCGCCTGCTGCTGTTCACCACCAAGGGCGCCACGAACTATCTCGATTTCCGTTACCAGACGTCCGACATCCTGCTATTCGGGCGCGAGAGCGCCGGCGTCACTGACGAGGTGGTCGAGGCCGCGGATGCGCGGCTGGTGATCCCGATCAATCCGGGGCTGCGGTCGCTCAATGTGGCGATGACCGCGGCGATGGCCGCAGGCGAAGCGCTGCGGCAGGTCCGGAACCCGCAAGTTTGATACGTTGAGGAGAGAAGTTTGAGTTACGCGGTCAAGGAGATCTTCCTGACCCTGCAAGGCGAAGGCGCCCATGCCGGACGCGCCTCCGTGTTCTGCCGCTTTGCCGGCTGCAATCTCTGGAGCGGCCGCGAGGCCGATCGCGCGGAGGCGGTCTGCAAATTCTGCGACACGGATTTCGTCGGCACCGACGGCACGCTCGGCGGACGCTACGCGACGGCCGCGGAACTTGCCGACACCATCGCCGGACAATGGACCGGCGCAGGCCACAACCGCTACGTGGTGCTGACCGGGGGCGAGCCGCTGCTCCAGGTCGACGCCGCCCTGATCGAGGCGCTCCATGCGCGCGGCTTCGAGATCGGCGTCGAGACCAACGGCACGATCGCGCCCCCCGAGGGGCTGGACTGGATCTGCGTCAGCCCCAAGGGCGGAAGCGAGCTCGTGTTGCGGCACGGCCACGAATTGAAGCTGGTCTATCCTCAGCCGCTCGCTGCGCCGGAATCTTTCGAGGGCCTGGCCTTCGAGCGCTTCTCGCTGCAGCCGATGGACGGGCCCGAGGTCGCCGAGAACACGGCACGCGCCATCGACTATTGCCTGCGTCATCCGCAATGGCGGCTCAGCGTACAGACGCACAAGTCACTCGGCATCAGATAGGATCGGTCTGCGAACAGATGTGGGAATTGACGAAATCCTTCCGCTTCGAGGCTGCGCACTCGCTGTCCGGAACGACCTTCGGTGCGGCGAGCGAGGAAATCCACGGCCACTCCTTCCGCGCCGAGGTGAGCCTGCGCGGCACGCCTGATCCGGTGACCGGCATGGTGGTCGATCTCGGCCTCGTCCAGCGCGCGATCGAGGACGTGCGGCTGACGCTCGACCACAAGTACCTCAACAAGATCGAGGCCATTGGCGTGCCGACGCTGGAAAACCTCTCGCGCTTCGTCTGGGAGCGCCTCCAGCATATCGAGGGGCTGACCCGCGTCAGCATTTACCGTGACAGTTGCAACGAGAGCTGCACCTATTACGGTCCGCAGGGCTGACGGGATGGCATCTGTAGTGGACCTGAGCACGATCGAAGAACGCAAGGCTCGCGCGCGTGCCTGGTTCGAGCGCTTGCGCGACGACATCTGCGAAAGCTTCGAGCGGCTCGAAGACGACGCACCCACGGCACTCTATCCCGGCGAGGCCGGCCGCTTCGAACGCACGCCGTGGCAGCGCACCGACCATACCGGCGCGCCCGGCGGTGGCGGCGTGATGTCGATGATGTATGGCCGCCTGTTCGAGAAGGTCGGCGTGCACTGCTCGACCGTCCACGGCGAATTCGCGCCCGAATTCCGGGCGCAGATCCCGGGCGCTGCGGAGGATCCGCGCTTCTGGGCCTCCGGCATCTCGCTGATCGCGCACATGCGCAATCCGCACGTGCCGGCGGTGCACATGAACACGCGCTTCGTCGTCACCAGCAAGGCGTGGTTCGGCGGCGGCGCCGATCTCACGCCCGTGCTCGACCGCCGGCGCACGCAGGAGGATGCCGACACGATCGCTTTCCACGCCGCGATGAAAGAGGCCTGCAGCGGACCGAACGGCGTCGCCGACTACGACAAGTACAAGACATGGTGCGACGAGTATTTCTACCTGCCGCACCGGAAGGAGGCGCGCGGCGTCGGCGGCATCTTCTACGACTGGCACGACAGCGGCGACTGGGACGCCGACCTTGCCTTCACCCAGGATGTCGGCCGTGCCTTCCTGAAGATCTACCCTGAAATCGTGCGGCGCAATTTTGCGACGAAGTGGACTGCCGGTGATCGCGAGGAGCAGCTCATCCGCCGCGGACGCTATGTCGAGTTCAACCTGCTCTACGACCGTGGCACGATCTTCGGGCTCAGGACCGGCGGCAATGTGGATTCGATCCTGTCGTCGCTGCCGCCGGAGGTGAAGTGGCCATGACCGCGATGAAGCCACTGCCCCGCGCCATGCTGATCGACATGGACGACACCATCCTGTCGGCCTATGGCCGTCCCGAGATCGCCTGGAACACGATCGCAACCGAGTTTGCCGAGGAGCTTGCGCCGCTGCCGCCGCAGCAGGTCGCAACCGCGGTGCTGTCCTTCGCGCGAAATTTCTGGGCGAATGCGGAAGCCGCGTGGCGGCTGAAGCTTGGCGAGGCGCGCCGCCTGACAGTCAAGGGCGGCTTCGCGGCGCTTGCGGCAGCCGGCCATCGCGCCCTTCCCGACGATCTCGCCATCCGCCTCGCCGATCGCTTCACCGCCTATCGCGAGGATGAAATGTTCGTCTTCCCCGGCGCGCATGATGCCATCGACCGGCTGAAGGCGCTCGGCATCAAGCTCGCGCTGGTCACGAACGGTGCTGCCGACATGCAGCGCGCCAAGGTCGAGCGCTTCGAGCTCGCGCACCGCTTCCACCACATCCAGATCGAGGGCGAGCACGGTTTCGGCAAGCCCGAGGAACGCGCCTATCTGCACGCGATGGACGCACTCGGCGTCACCGCGAAAGACACCTGGATGATCGGCGATAACCTCGAATGGGAAGTCGTGACACCGCAGCGCCTCGGCATCTACGCGGTCTGGATGGACGTGCATGGCGACGGCCTGCCCGAAGGCTCGACCGTGAAGCCCGACCGCATCATCCGCTCGCTGACCGAACTGGTGCCGGACCGGGTCTAAGCGGGGCGCACAACAAAAATCGAAAAACAACCCCATGCACTGTAGCCGGCTGCTGCAAATTCAACGACTTACGGATTTTACGAAACGTCTTTGACACGTCGGGCAAAACAGGGGCATGATGCCATCCTCGTGATGGCTGCAATGGAAGGCCTTAGTAGGCAGTCACCTGCGGCCCATCCTTCGAGATGCCCGCTAGCGCGGGCTCCTCAGGATGAGGTCTTGTCTCGGCGCAATGTGAGACCCTCATGGTGAGGAGCCCGCCCCAGCGGGCGTCTCCCGGACGATGCTTCGCATCGCCTAGAGAACCATGCAGGCCGAGCACCCACGTAGTCGTAAGAGCCAATCGGGATCCCCCACCACATTCGCCCGTGTTCGACATGTCATGACAAATTGCTAGCCTCGTCCGGGTCGATCAACTCGAAAGGACTATCTATGGAATTGAAAGTCGGCGATGTCGTGATGCTGAAATCCGGCGGCCAGCCGCTGACCGTCGCGGAGATCAAGGAGGACGAGGTGCTCTGCCTCTGGATGGGCATGGAAGGCGACCTGTTCCGCGAGACGCTGCCGCTCGCCACACTCATGCAGGTCGAAGAAGACCACGATGAGGATGAGGACGACGAGGACGAGGAAGAAGACGACGAGGATGACGAGTAAGTCCGCCTAAGACCCCATCCTGGTCAGATCGGAGCGTTCCGCTCCGGCGCGCCTGATGTCCGCTTCTTTGCCAACAACGGCGCGATAGCGGACATCGCTGGATGTCGCAGATGGGGCCAGAAGCGGCAGTCACCGATGTCCAGTCTTACACCATCGCCGGACCCGGCACGCTACACCTTTGGCGAACGATCAGAAGCCCACATACTCGTTCATGTAAAAGGTGTTGAGAATGGAAATCCGAGGCTGATCGGTTTTGATGGGCGGGCGGCCGTGCCAGCTCATCTTTGTCAGCGAGTGATAGGCCTTCAGGACCACGAACGCGTATCCGACATTGGGCAGGAAAGGGATGGTTTTCACAGGCTCCAGGCAGTACGAACCCACATGAAACAGGCCTTTGAGGGAAGCCCGATAGAGCGTCGTGCCGAGAGCTTCCTGGCTGATGTCGGCCGGACAATAAAGCTGCATCGTCACGACCTTTTTGCGTGTGTCCGGATGCGGCTTGATCTGGTAGCCATCCCTGTCCCAGTAGACCACCGGCTTCGCTATCAGCTTCAGAGCGTCGGCGTCGGGCACCTTGTCGCCGCGGGCGCGAATTGCGAGCCCGTCATGCAGTCTGTTCCGGATCGCCCGCTCGACCCCCTTCGAGGTCAACATGATCGATACCGCAGCCCATGCAAATCGCAGTGCCGGGTCGATCTTTTCGATGTTCTCGCCATAGAGGCGCAATGCCACACGAGTTCCCGTGTCAGTGATCGGATCATATCCTTGAGTGGGGACACTCCGTATCAGATCCCGGTAGAAATCCGCGGGAAAGAAATTGCGGAAGACAATATGCGGGAAGGGAAAAGAGAAATAATCGGCAGTCTCGATGCTGGTAACCGCATGTGCGGTGAGCTCGTCGGCCAGATCAGAAGGAGCTATCTCCGCAAGTGCCGCCATGAGGACACCTCAGAACACGCTTTTGTCTAACTCTTTCAATGCTCGCTTTCTGGCCGAAACAAGGCACAAGCAGTCACCGCGGAGAGAAATGAAGGGCATAATCGCCTTGGCTCGTCCGCTCAGAGTTCGCCAATCGGCGCCTCCGGGTCACGTAATACGCACGGCCAGCAAATGACGTCGGCCCAGCCTCCGAAATGAGACCTAGAGCGGTTCCCGACCAAATTGAATCGTTAGGGATTGAACGAAGCCGCTGGCGCGGCATGTAGGGAGGCGTAGCAAGGATTGCCTCCTGTCTGAGAGGATTGCGGGTTTTCGAAGCCCAACCCTTTAGACAGGAGGTTTTCCGATGGCTGAGATCAGCCCACTTCGCCGCCGCATGATCGAGGACATGACGGTCCGCAATCTGTCACCGGCGACGCAGCAATCCTACCTCAACGCCGTAGCGAAGTTGAGCCGATATTTCGGTCGTTCTCCTGACCGCCTCGACCTGGAGGATATCCGTGCCTTCCAGGTTCATCTGGTTGCGACGGGGATGTCCTGGCCGGCGCTGAACCAGATCGTTTGCGCACTGCGGTTCTTCTACGGTGTGACCCTTGGTCATGACACCGTTCCGGAGCGCATCGCCTATGCGCGTAAACCGCGCAAACTGCCGGTCGTGCTGAGCGCCGACGAGGTCGTGCGCTTCCTGGAAGCAATCCCAAGCCTCAAGAGCCGTACCGCGCTGACCACCGTCTATGCCGCAGGCTTGCGCGTATCGGAAGTGGTCCTCTTGAAGGTTGTCGACATTGATAGCCAACGGATGTTGATCCGGGTCGAGCACGGCAAGGGCGGCAAGGACCGTTACGTTATGCTCTCGCCGCAGCTTTTGAGGATTCTGCGGACGTATTGGCGGCTCACTCGGCCAAAGCGATGGCTGTTTCCCGGCCGAGACGACGAGCGTCCGCTCGTCCCCAACGTGCTGCACGCCGCCTGCCGTTCAGCCTGCGCTGCGGCCGGCTTGAGCAAGTCGGTGACAGTGCATACGCTGCGGCACACATTCGCGACCCATCTCCTGGAGAACGGGGCCGACGTGCGCATCATCCAGGTGCTGCTCGGTCATGCCAGTCTGGCCAGCACGGCGCGCTATACCCAAGTCGCCACCAAGACCATCAGCAATACGCCAAGTCCGCTTGACCGGCTCCGCCTGGAGGTCGTGCCGCCCGGCTGAGCGGACCTGATGGCTCCGGTTCTGGAAGTGGCGGATATCTTCCGCCGCCACGGCGAAGCGTTTCGGCAAGCCCGTGCCGAGCATCTGGGCCGCGTCGAGCGGCGCGTCATGGGCGCGATCACGGCATGCCGGACGGCTGTGCTCGGCGGCCACGTCGAGCAGTGCGATGACTGCGGCGCCACACGCATTGCCTACAACTCCTGTCGCAATCGGCATTGCCCGAAGTGCCAGGGCGCGGCGCGCGCGCAATGGCTCGCCGAACGGCAAGCCGAACTCCTTCCCGTACCGTATTTCCACGTCGTCTTCACCCTGCCGGCCCCCGCCGGAGAGATCGCCTTCCAGAACAAGGCCGTCGTCTACGCCATCCTGTTCCGCTGCGCGGCCGAGACGCTCGCCACCATCGCGGCCGACCCCAAGCATCTCGGCGCTCAGCTCGGCGTGACCGCCGTCCTCCACACCTGGGGCCAGACCCTGCAACACCATCCGCATCTCCACTGCGTCGTGCCCGGCGGTGGACCCTCGCTCGACGGCACACGCTGGGTCGCTTGCCGGCCCGGCTTCTTCCTGCCAGTACGCGTCCTCTCCCGGTTGTTCCGCCGCCTGTTTCTGCAAGAGCTGCAAGCTGCCTTCGCGGCTGGCCAGTTGGGTTTCTTTGGCGATCTCGCGCATCTGGCGGATCCCGCCGCGTTCACCCAACGCCTCGCTCAACTCCGACGGACCGACTGGGTCGTCTATGCCAAGCCGCCATTCGGCGGCCCCGAACAGGTGCTGGCTTATCTCGGCCGCTATACGCATCGCGTCGCCATCGCCAACAGCCGGCTGATCTCGCTTGCCGACGGCAAGGTCAGCTTTTCCTGGAAGGACTATCGGCAGAATCGCAAAGCCAAAGTGATGACGCTTAATGCCGATGAGTTCATTCGTCGCTTTCTCCTGCACACCCTGCCGGACGGCTTCCACCGCATCCGCCACTATGGTTTCCTCGCCAATGGCGGACGCAGCGATAAAATCGCCTTCTGCCGTCAACTCCTTACTGTCCGCAACCCTCCGACTGATCAAGAAGCCGGCGACGATCCCCTCACCAAATGGAAGATCCCCGTCTGCCCGCATTGTGGCGGCACCATGCGGCGCGTCGATGTCGTCCCGCGAGCCTGCGCCCGCGACCATCCGTTTCGTTGTGATACGTCATGACCAGCGCCTGCACCATCCACCTCCTCTGTGATCACCTTCGCGGTGGCAACGTCCGAAGTCGCCGCGGCCGCGCTCGTCACCGAACACCACGCCAATCGTTCGGCAACGCATCCCAGCGCAGCAAGTCGCTCGCTGGATCGCGCCCTTGGCCCTATCAAACGGGCTGCTCACATCCGATGAATGTCTCGCCGACGCGCGGCGACCACAGGAGCGCCTTCCCAGCAGCCGCACCCGCTGCACTATTCCCATAGCGCCCACAACTCCGCAGCTTCGTTCAATCCGGCTTCTATGAGGTCGCACGCACGACAGAGCGCGCGGCTCGCGCCTGCCACGCGACCTCACAGAACCCTCAAGATTCCCAAATCACGCCGGTTCTGATTCAAACTGCCTGCTGGCGAAGGAGGCCGGCGGGCATGGCGCCACCTCTTTCGATTGATCTCCGCAAGCGTGTGGTTGCCGCCGTTGCGGGCGGCATGTCGTGTCGGGAGGCCGCTGCGCACTTTCGAGTGGGCGTGTCGAGTGCGATCCGCTGGATGGCGCAAGCGCGCGAGACGGGCGAAGTGACGCCGA is from Bradyrhizobium sp. ISRA430 and encodes:
- a CDS encoding anthranilate synthase component I; the encoded protein is MNRTVFALPARSEYATRAGLAITRVVEQFTGGANRLDDLISLLDRRRGVVLSSGTTVPGRYESFDLGFSDPPLKLETVGFNFTLEALNGRGQVLIAFLGDVLREPCVVISERTASRLAGHIIRGDAPVEEDQRTRRASVMSLVRDLIAAFSANDDALLGLFGAFAYDLVFQIEDLVQKRPREQDQRDIVLYVPDRLLAYDRATGRGVVLTYDFAWKGRGTEGLPRETADSPYLKTQRQGFADHAPGEYQATVETARAAFARGDLFEAVPGQLFAEPCDRSPAEVFQRLCVINPSPYGALMNLGDGEFLVSASPEMFVRSDGRRVETCPISGTIARGTDAIGDAEQIRQLLNSEKDEFELNMCTDVDRNDKARVCVPGTIKVLARRQIETYSKLFHTVDHVEGMLRPGFDALDAFLTHAWAVTVTGAPKLWAMQFVEDHERSPRRWYAGAIGAVNFDGSINTGLTIRTIRMKDGLAEVRVGATCLFDSDPAAEDRECQVKAAALFQALRGDPPKPLSTFAPDATGSGKQVLLIDHDDSFVHMLADYFRQVGASVTVVRYVHALDMLKQKKWDLLVLSPGPGRPEDFGIKKTIDSALEKKLPVFGVCLGVQAIGEYFGGELGQLVHPAHGRPSRVQVRGGRLMRNLPNEIVIGRYHSLYVERDSMPDVLNVTASTEDGVAMALEHKTLPVAGVQFHPESLMSLGGEVGLRIVENAFRLDAGAN
- a CDS encoding dienelactone hydrolase family protein encodes the protein MGTVITFKRPDGKDASGYLANAARGNAPGVVVIQEWWGLSDQIKGLCDRFALAGFDALAPDLYKGKVVPYHDTESANNEMNSLDFMDATTQTVRGATQYLSRNGAKVGLTGFCLGGAVTIIGATKIPELAAGVVFYGIPPEQAAKPADVKIPLQAHFANKDDWCTPQVVDAFEKGMKAAGKSLELFRYDAEHAFVNEQRQAVHDREAAELAWGRAAEFFRKHLG
- the fbcH gene encoding cytochrome b/c1, whose protein sequence is MSGPSDYQPSNPALQWIERRLPIFGLMHSSFVAYPTPRNLNYWWTFGAILSFMLGMQILTGVILAMHYTPYADLAFKSVELIVRDVNYGWLLRNMHAVGASMFFFAVYVHMFRGLYYGSYKQPREVLWILGVIIYLLMMATGFMGYVLPWGQMSFWGATVITNLFSAIPYVGESIVTLLWGGYSVGNPTLNRFFSLHYLLPFLIAGVVVLHVWALHVAGQNNPDGVEPKSEKDTVPFTPHATIKDMFGVACFMILYAWFIFYMPNYLGDADNYIPANPGVTPPHIVPEWYYLPFYAILRSIPNKLAGVIAMFSAILILCFLPWLDSARTRSSKYRPLAKQFFWIFVVVCLLLGYLGAQPPEGIYVIAGRILTVCYFAYFLIVLPLLSRIETPRPVPNSISEAVLARGGKVVASVAVALVAAGALFLGTLQDARAAEGNDKPPANKWSFAGPFGKFDRGALQRGLKVYKEVCANCHGLSYVAFRNLAEAGGPGYSPAQAVAFASEYKIKDGPNDAGDMFERPGRPADYFPSPFPNEQAARAANGGAAPPDLSLITKARSYERGFPWFIFDFFTQYQEQGPDYVAAVLQGFEEKVPEGVTIPEGSYYNKYFPGHAIKMPKPLSDGQVTYDDGSPTTVAQYAHDVTTFLMWTAEPHMEARKRLGFQVFVFLIIFAGLMYFTKKKVWADSH
- the petA gene encoding ubiquinol-cytochrome c reductase iron-sulfur subunit — protein: MTTASSADHPTRRDFLFVATGAAAAVGGAAALWPFISQMNPDASTIAAGAPIEVDLSPIAEGQDVKVFWRGKPIYISHRTKKQIEEARAVNVASLPDPQSDEARVKSGHDQWLVVIGICTHLGCIPIAHEGNYDGFFCPCHGSQYDTSGRIRQGPAPANLAVPPYQFVSDTKIQIG
- a CDS encoding tRNA (cytidine(34)-2'-O)-methyltransferase encodes the protein MQIALFQPDIPQNTGTILRLCACLGLAAHIIEPAGFPVSDRLFRRAGMDYLNHVSVTRHDSWSKFSAWRTEQGYRLLLFTTKGATNYLDFRYQTSDILLFGRESAGVTDEVVEAADARLVIPINPGLRSLNVAMTAAMAAGEALRQVRNPQV
- the queE gene encoding 7-carboxy-7-deazaguanine synthase, whose amino-acid sequence is MSYAVKEIFLTLQGEGAHAGRASVFCRFAGCNLWSGREADRAEAVCKFCDTDFVGTDGTLGGRYATAAELADTIAGQWTGAGHNRYVVLTGGEPLLQVDAALIEALHARGFEIGVETNGTIAPPEGLDWICVSPKGGSELVLRHGHELKLVYPQPLAAPESFEGLAFERFSLQPMDGPEVAENTARAIDYCLRHPQWRLSVQTHKSLGIR
- a CDS encoding 6-carboxytetrahydropterin synthase, translating into MWELTKSFRFEAAHSLSGTTFGAASEEIHGHSFRAEVSLRGTPDPVTGMVVDLGLVQRAIEDVRLTLDHKYLNKIEAIGVPTLENLSRFVWERLQHIEGLTRVSIYRDSCNESCTYYGPQG